The following are from one region of the Endozoicomonas sp. 4G genome:
- the sodB gene encoding superoxide dismutase [Fe], with protein MAFELPALPYARNALAPHISEETLDYHYGKHHKTYVDKLNGLVAGTELESKSLEDIIKTSEGGIFNNAAQIWNHTFYWNCLSPNGGGAPAGELADAINKAFGSFDEFVAAFNDKAVNNFGSSWTWLVKNSDGSVEIVNTSNAGTPLTTDQKPLLTCDLWEHAYYIDYRNVRPEYLKHFWELANWDFAAANYAG; from the coding sequence ATGGCTTTTGAACTGCCCGCACTGCCTTATGCACGCAATGCTCTGGCTCCTCATATTTCTGAAGAAACTCTGGACTACCACTACGGCAAGCATCACAAGACCTATGTTGACAAACTGAACGGTCTGGTTGCGGGTACCGAACTGGAAAGCAAGAGCCTGGAAGACATCATCAAAACATCGGAAGGCGGTATCTTCAACAATGCCGCTCAAATCTGGAACCACACATTCTACTGGAACTGCCTGAGCCCTAACGGTGGCGGCGCTCCTGCCGGTGAGCTGGCTGACGCCATCAACAAGGCTTTCGGTTCTTTTGACGAGTTCGTTGCTGCATTCAACGACAAAGCCGTTAACAACTTTGGCTCTTCCTGGACCTGGCTGGTTAAAAACAGCGACGGTTCTGTAGAAATCGTGAACACCAGCAATGCCGGCACTCCTCTGACCACCGATCAGAAACCACTGCTGACCTGCGACCTGTGGGAACACGCTTACTACATCGACTATCGCAATGTTCGTCCAGAGTACCTGAAACATTTCTGGGAACTGGCTAACTGGGATTTTGCTGCGGCTAATTATGCGGGCTGA
- a CDS encoding type II toxin-antitoxin system MqsA family antitoxin, translating into MNERDIGQEILDGIEEIKAFKSGKGKLKTSILSEPSPAKEIRQKLQLSQSAFAGFMGVSIRTIQDWEQGRRTPQGPAKALLRIAEQCPEVFQELR; encoded by the coding sequence ATGAATGAACGTGATATCGGCCAGGAAATTCTTGATGGTATAGAAGAAATTAAGGCTTTTAAATCAGGTAAGGGAAAGCTGAAAACTTCTATTCTTTCAGAGCCATCTCCAGCCAAAGAAATTCGACAAAAATTACAACTTTCACAATCAGCATTTGCTGGTTTCATGGGAGTGAGTATCAGAACCATTCAAGACTGGGAGCAAGGCCGCAGAACGCCACAAGGCCCAGCAAAAGCCTTACTCAGAATAGCAGAACAGTGTCCTGAAGTATTTCAAGAGTTACGCTAA
- a CDS encoding type II toxin-antitoxin system RelE/ParE family toxin — MIFIETSKFTKILSDYLSDDEYRMLQWHLQEKPDSGDIVRGSGGVRKVRWAPEGKGKSGGVRVIYYWKKSDYEIWMLTMYSKSDQASIPGHILRKIAEAIENE; from the coding sequence ATGATTTTCATCGAAACAAGTAAATTTACCAAGATACTTTCTGATTATTTGTCAGATGATGAATACAGAATGTTGCAATGGCACCTTCAGGAAAAACCTGATTCTGGTGACATTGTTCGTGGTAGCGGAGGTGTCCGTAAAGTACGCTGGGCACCAGAAGGCAAAGGTAAAAGTGGTGGCGTTAGAGTAATTTATTACTGGAAAAAGAGTGACTATGAAATATGGATGCTCACAATGTACAGTAAGTCTGACCAAGCCTCTATACCCGGCCACATACTTAGAAAGATTGCGGAGGCTATCGAAAATGAATGA
- a CDS encoding CopG family transcriptional regulator — MKTEDFDKAFDEGSDLIDDVVQWDKGHRPDHDTKRVNIDFPIWMINALDKEAARLGVARQAIVKTWMAEKLDQIRR; from the coding sequence ATGAAAACTGAAGATTTCGACAAAGCCTTTGATGAAGGTAGTGATCTAATTGATGATGTAGTTCAGTGGGATAAAGGTCATCGCCCTGATCACGACACGAAACGTGTCAATATTGACTTTCCAATTTGGATGATCAATGCCCTCGATAAAGAAGCAGCCAGGCTTGGGGTCGCTCGCCAGGCAATAGTAAAAACATGGATGGCTGAAAAATTAGATCAAATCCGCCGGTGA
- a CDS encoding type II toxin-antitoxin system RelB/DinJ family antitoxin: MPLYLATIGLYNGLPFDVRIPNEETLKAFKDADKGVGLTRYDSMEEMFDDLDAD; the protein is encoded by the coding sequence TTGCCTTTATATCTTGCAACCATAGGCTTATATAACGGATTGCCCTTTGATGTTCGTATACCTAATGAAGAAACCCTGAAAGCCTTCAAGGATGCAGATAAAGGGGTAGGCTTAACCCGTTACGATTCAATGGAAGAAATGTTTGATGATCTGGATGCTGACTGA